In the Bordetella genomosp. 10 genome, one interval contains:
- a CDS encoding tripartite tricarboxylate transporter substrate-binding protein, translated as MTTLSRRQFLASAAAAPLALHPCFSRAAGRVITLIVPYPPGGSLDAMARVVAQGLGDLRGQSVVVENKPGFSGNIGAQYVVKGPADGSMLLMTALTTYAINASLMTKTMGYDLMKDLKHVAIVGDLPNVLIAPSSLPVQNLTEFVQYAKTKPGQLSYATTGVGSLEHIAGEMLCRAAGIEMLAVPYKGSTPGVQDLFGGLIQAMFVNTSTAINNLKTGRIRVLGIAGPATVAALPGVQTFSAQGVRMMNDVVSIFGIAAPAGTPQPVVDALNQDINKVLAAPEVHNRFSSLGVDVVTQPSEFAQDRVRREIAIWDKVIKTTGITLD; from the coding sequence ATGACCACGCTGTCCCGCCGTCAATTTCTCGCCAGCGCCGCCGCCGCGCCGTTGGCGCTGCACCCCTGCTTCAGCCGCGCCGCGGGCCGGGTCATCACCCTCATCGTCCCCTATCCGCCGGGAGGCTCGCTCGACGCCATGGCGCGCGTGGTCGCGCAAGGCCTCGGCGACCTCCGCGGGCAGAGCGTGGTGGTGGAGAACAAGCCCGGCTTCTCGGGCAACATCGGCGCGCAATACGTCGTGAAGGGGCCGGCCGACGGCAGCATGCTGCTGATGACGGCGCTCACCACCTATGCCATCAACGCGAGCCTCATGACCAAGACCATGGGCTACGACCTGATGAAGGACCTGAAGCACGTCGCCATCGTCGGCGACCTGCCCAACGTGCTGATCGCGCCCTCCTCCCTGCCCGTGCAGAACCTGACGGAGTTCGTGCAATACGCCAAGACCAAGCCGGGACAGCTTTCCTACGCGACGACGGGCGTCGGCTCGCTGGAACACATCGCGGGCGAAATGCTGTGCCGCGCCGCCGGCATCGAGATGCTCGCGGTGCCCTACAAGGGTTCGACGCCGGGCGTGCAGGACCTGTTCGGCGGCCTCATCCAGGCCATGTTCGTGAACACCTCCACGGCCATCAACAACCTCAAGACCGGCCGCATCCGGGTGCTGGGCATCGCCGGTCCCGCGACGGTCGCGGCGCTGCCCGGCGTGCAGACCTTCAGCGCCCAAGGCGTGCGGATGATGAACGACGTGGTCTCGATCTTCGGCATCGCGGCGCCCGCCGGCACGCCCCAGCCCGTGGTCGACGCGCTCAACCAGGACATCAACAAAGTGCTGGCCGCCCCCGAGGTCCACAACCGCTTCTCCAGCCTGGGCGTGGACGTGGTGACGCAGCCCAGCGAATTCGCGCAGGACCGCGTCCGCCGCGAAATCGCCATCTGGGACAAGGTGATCAAGACCACTGGGATCACGCTGGACTAG
- a CDS encoding TOBE domain-containing protein — MKTSARNQFAGTIASVKTGAVNDEIVLRTQEGLEIIAIITHASTVSLGLAPGKAAYALVKASSVIVMMDADKVLVSARNCLRGKLSSVTKGAVNAEVLLDTPEGARVAAIVTNESADRLDLATGKEAAAIFKASSVLIAVDD; from the coding sequence ATGAAAACCAGCGCCCGCAACCAGTTCGCCGGAACCATCGCCAGCGTCAAGACCGGCGCGGTCAACGATGAAATCGTGCTGCGCACCCAGGAAGGGCTGGAGATCATCGCCATCATTACCCATGCCAGCACGGTCTCCCTTGGCCTGGCGCCGGGCAAGGCCGCCTATGCGCTGGTCAAGGCTTCGTCCGTCATCGTGATGATGGATGCGGACAAGGTGCTGGTGTCCGCGCGCAATTGCCTGCGCGGCAAGCTGTCGTCGGTGACCAAGGGCGCCGTCAACGCCGAGGTGTTGCTGGACACGCCCGAAGGCGCGCGCGTGGCCGCCATCGTCACCAACGAAAGCGCCGACCGCCTGGACCTGGCCACGGGCAAGGAGGCGGCGGCGATCTTCAAGGCGTCCAGCGTGCTCATCGCGGTGGACGACTAG
- a CDS encoding AraC family transcriptional regulator, with the protein MRNVSLDSVDAVARPVLAISTDYPHGLLLDTHSHRRAQFLYGATGLMEVGTDDGAWVVPPDSGVWIPAGKPHRVRMVGVSTRSLYIEPRAAPRKGAQCEVLKVSPLLRQLLLASSDVPAAYDPKGRDGALMRLVLHELARASSLPFFAPLPRHPALAALCMAFLHRPGIRDLPADWARRLHKSERSFSRLFRQETGMAFAQWRQQACLLAALSRLAEGQSVTSVALELGYDSPAAFSTMFRKRLGRPPSSFGPDRQQA; encoded by the coding sequence ATGCGCAACGTTTCCCTGGATTCCGTCGATGCCGTCGCGCGGCCGGTCCTGGCGATCAGCACCGACTACCCGCATGGCCTGCTGCTCGACACCCACAGCCACCGGCGCGCGCAATTCCTCTATGGCGCCACCGGGTTGATGGAGGTGGGCACCGACGACGGCGCCTGGGTCGTGCCGCCGGACAGCGGGGTATGGATACCCGCCGGCAAGCCGCATCGGGTAAGAATGGTCGGGGTGAGCACGCGCAGCCTGTACATCGAACCGCGCGCGGCGCCGCGCAAGGGGGCGCAGTGCGAAGTGCTCAAGGTCTCGCCGCTGCTGCGGCAACTGCTGCTGGCCAGCAGCGACGTTCCGGCGGCCTACGATCCCAAGGGCCGTGACGGCGCCTTGATGCGGCTGGTCCTGCATGAGCTGGCCCGCGCCTCGTCCCTGCCGTTTTTCGCGCCGCTGCCCCGGCATCCCGCATTGGCCGCGCTGTGCATGGCCTTCCTGCACCGGCCTGGGATCCGCGATCTGCCCGCCGATTGGGCCCGCCGCCTGCACAAGAGCGAGCGCAGTTTCAGCCGGCTGTTTCGCCAGGAGACCGGCATGGCGTTCGCGCAATGGCGCCAGCAGGCCTGCCTGCTGGCCGCGCTGTCGCGATTGGCGGAAGGGCAGTCGGTGACGTCGGTGGCGCTGGAACTGGGCTACGACAGCCCGGCCGCGTTCTCGACCATGTTCCGCAAGCGCCTGGGCCGTCCTCCCTCGTCCTTCGGACCGGACCGCCAGCAGGCCTGA
- a CDS encoding sulfite exporter TauE/SafE family protein, translating into MSLYLLLAVFGCLAGVTTVLFGFGGGFVVVPLLYRLLTLTHPPGSPAADAAMQIAVATSTCVMIFGAAMATRRHQRAGNIEWTRVWPLLAPIAIGAACGAAAATAVDGDSLRWAFAAYLALTILDCVLRPGFLARPATAAGHAGAASNTLIGLVIGLIAAFLGVGGSVMTVPLMRRRGADMTRATAMANPLSLPVALAGAAAYVVLAWHAPALGAWHIGYVDLRALLILIAGSWLGIRLTTPFIGKVPDRIHARVYIGLLILVLVAMLLR; encoded by the coding sequence ATGTCGCTTTACCTGCTTCTCGCCGTGTTCGGCTGCCTGGCGGGGGTCACGACCGTCCTGTTCGGCTTCGGCGGCGGTTTCGTCGTCGTTCCCCTGCTCTACAGACTGCTGACCCTGACCCATCCGCCCGGCAGTCCGGCGGCCGATGCGGCGATGCAGATCGCGGTCGCCACCTCCACCTGCGTCATGATCTTCGGCGCCGCCATGGCGACGCGGCGGCACCAGCGGGCGGGAAACATCGAATGGACGCGGGTGTGGCCGCTGCTGGCGCCCATCGCGATCGGCGCGGCGTGCGGCGCGGCGGCCGCGACGGCGGTCGACGGCGACAGCCTGCGATGGGCCTTTGCCGCCTACCTGGCCCTGACGATCCTGGATTGCGTCCTGCGGCCGGGTTTCCTGGCCCGGCCCGCGACCGCGGCCGGACACGCCGGCGCTGCCTCCAACACCCTCATCGGCCTGGTCATCGGCCTGATCGCCGCCTTCCTAGGCGTCGGCGGCAGCGTCATGACCGTCCCCTTGATGCGCCGGCGCGGCGCCGACATGACCCGCGCCACGGCCATGGCCAACCCCCTTTCCCTCCCCGTCGCCCTGGCCGGCGCCGCCGCCTACGTCGTCCTCGCCTGGCACGCGCCCGCCCTGGGCGCCTGGCACATCGGCTACGTCGACCTGCGCGCCCTGCTGATCCTGATCGCCGGCTCCTGGCTCGGCATCCGCCTCACCACCCCCTTCATCGGCAAAGTCCCCGACCGCATCCATGCGCGCGTCTACATAGGACTATTGATCCTCGTACTGGTCGCCATGCTCCTGCGTTGA
- the xth gene encoding exodeoxyribonuclease III, translating into MQLATWNINSLNVRLPQVLDWLQANPVDVLCLQELKLTDDKFPVDAFTQAGYHAVWAGQKTYNGVAILSRQPGSGMVRNIPGLEDPQQRVLALTVPAPGGDIRVICAYCPNGQAVGTEKYEYKLRWFAAMREWLKGELDLHPRLAVLGDYNVAPADADVHDPAKWEGQVLVSGPERDAFFALIDLGLVDSFRLFEQPEKTFSWWDYRMMGFRRNAGLRIDHVLLSNVLAQDCTACVVDKGPRGNPQPSDHAPVIATLKG; encoded by the coding sequence ATGCAGCTTGCCACCTGGAACATCAACTCCCTCAACGTCCGACTCCCGCAGGTTCTCGACTGGCTGCAGGCCAATCCGGTCGACGTGCTCTGTCTGCAGGAACTGAAGCTGACCGACGACAAGTTTCCGGTGGATGCGTTCACGCAGGCGGGCTACCACGCCGTGTGGGCGGGGCAGAAAACCTATAACGGGGTGGCGATTCTGTCGCGGCAGCCGGGAAGCGGCATGGTCCGCAATATCCCGGGCCTGGAGGATCCGCAGCAGCGCGTGCTGGCCCTGACGGTGCCGGCGCCGGGCGGCGATATCCGCGTCATCTGCGCGTATTGCCCCAACGGCCAGGCCGTCGGGACGGAAAAGTACGAATACAAGCTGCGCTGGTTCGCCGCGATGCGCGAATGGCTCAAGGGCGAACTGGACCTGCATCCCCGCCTGGCCGTGCTGGGCGACTACAACGTCGCGCCGGCCGATGCCGACGTGCACGACCCGGCGAAATGGGAAGGCCAGGTGCTGGTCTCGGGACCGGAACGCGATGCCTTCTTCGCGCTGATCGACCTGGGCCTGGTCGACTCGTTCCGCCTGTTCGAGCAACCGGAAAAAACCTTCTCGTGGTGGGACTACCGCATGATGGGCTTCCGCCGCAACGCGGGCCTGCGCATCGACCACGTCCTGCTGTCCAACGTCCTGGCGCAAGACTGCACCGCCTGCGTCGTGGACAAGGGCCCGCGCGGCAACCCGCAACCCTCCGACCATGCGCCCGTGATTGCGACGCTGAAGGGCTAA
- a CDS encoding Fic family protein gives MAAPISPNEVGYGHIAHELKLRVSGCQLPARIDTRVLAVRRQGNELHVPASVAPASADPLAHLEFALKYQGIDLEIIQAACAALLPEQIQARLNNTPNGKFTRIIAALYEAFTGTELQRPALTARYVNLFDPDVYVCGPARRQAKFNVNFNGLGDLDLCPIVRRTPDLEKLLARDIFGDLHAFVESIGGAQNLDRALGWAYLDETRSSFAIEHEAPSDDKARRFVQLLHSAHDGRPLSEDYLTELQRATITNPLLEAFSFRHEQNWLQQGGRLRASSITYMPPPPDDVYPLMQALTAFANGADTINPLLKAFLVSFAFVFIHPFMDGNGRISRFLVHHGLCRSGKLEQGLILPISVAMSHHESEYLSALESVSRPIRGLWNVMMIDDGHIDAQLTASGSPYRYWDATKCLEFGLRMTHYALDTSLIKETEFLKRFDIVRSRINARYDLMDRDLHALIRMAHSNGGTISQNRRKQYLYRVPPEILDAIETEVREVFLDDEND, from the coding sequence ATGGCGGCGCCTATCTCACCGAATGAAGTTGGCTATGGACACATCGCTCACGAGCTCAAGTTGCGCGTAAGCGGGTGCCAGCTTCCGGCCCGGATCGATACTCGCGTACTGGCCGTTCGACGGCAAGGCAACGAACTGCACGTCCCCGCCAGCGTAGCTCCCGCCAGCGCGGATCCGCTAGCCCATCTCGAGTTCGCCCTGAAATACCAGGGCATCGACCTTGAAATAATCCAGGCTGCGTGCGCAGCCCTCCTTCCCGAACAAATCCAGGCACGCCTGAACAACACGCCCAACGGGAAATTCACCCGGATAATCGCCGCATTGTACGAAGCCTTTACCGGAACGGAATTGCAGAGGCCAGCGCTTACGGCGAGGTACGTCAACCTGTTCGATCCCGACGTCTATGTCTGCGGTCCGGCGCGCAGGCAAGCGAAGTTCAACGTGAACTTCAACGGGCTTGGCGACTTGGACCTCTGCCCGATCGTTCGCCGCACGCCAGACCTGGAGAAGCTTCTTGCCCGCGACATCTTCGGCGATCTCCATGCCTTTGTGGAGTCGATCGGTGGCGCTCAGAATTTGGATCGAGCCCTCGGCTGGGCCTATCTCGACGAAACCCGCAGCTCTTTCGCTATCGAGCACGAGGCGCCCTCCGACGACAAAGCACGCCGCTTCGTTCAACTTCTGCACAGCGCGCACGACGGACGCCCGCTCTCGGAGGACTATCTCACCGAACTGCAACGAGCGACCATTACGAACCCCCTGTTGGAAGCCTTCTCCTTCCGGCATGAACAGAACTGGCTGCAGCAAGGAGGCCGGCTGCGCGCATCGAGCATCACCTACATGCCGCCCCCTCCCGATGATGTCTATCCGCTGATGCAAGCCCTGACAGCGTTCGCCAACGGCGCAGACACGATAAATCCGCTACTCAAGGCCTTCCTGGTCTCGTTTGCCTTCGTCTTTATCCATCCGTTCATGGATGGCAACGGAAGAATCTCGCGTTTTCTCGTGCATCATGGTCTCTGCCGATCGGGCAAACTCGAGCAAGGTCTCATCCTGCCAATATCGGTAGCCATGTCCCATCACGAGAGCGAATACCTTTCAGCCTTGGAAAGCGTCTCACGTCCAATTCGCGGGCTGTGGAACGTGATGATGATCGATGATGGGCACATTGACGCGCAACTCACCGCCAGCGGTTCCCCTTATCGCTACTGGGACGCGACGAAGTGCCTGGAGTTCGGGCTACGGATGACCCACTACGCCCTTGATACGTCATTGATCAAGGAGACCGAATTCCTGAAGCGCTTCGACATCGTGCGCTCCCGCATCAATGCCCGCTACGACCTAATGGATCGCGATCTGCATGCGCTGATTCGCATGGCGCATAGCAACGGCGGAACGATTTCGCAGAATCGGCGTAAGCAATATCTTTATCGGGTACCACCCGAAATTCTGGACGCCATAGAAACCGAAGTCCGGGAAGTATTTCTGGACGATGAAAATGATTGA